Proteins from a single region of Lentimicrobium saccharophilum:
- a CDS encoding M23 family metallopeptidase, with protein sequence MKFITRKRLIEAGVLIVVAIVLTFTLDYYMSALRKAPEPENVYEPEPRMEYGIVVDSFYIVKDVISPGENLSAILNKYGVGPLAIEQLARKSAGIFDVRRIRSGNKYTVLCTNDSLKRAEYFIYEHSPTQYVVFETGDSLHIHTGEKEVQVKLRSASGTITSSLWNAMTDAGASPNLTVSLSEIYAWSIDFYAIQPGDNFTVFYEELQVEGEQIGLGNIISARFFHGGKDNFAFRFVQDGTADYFDDKGQSLRKAFLKAPLKFSRISSRFSNSRLHPVLRIRRPHHGVDYAAPKGTPVHSVGSGTVTDVRYAGGAGRMVKIKHNATYSTAYLHLSGYGPGIKSGARVRQGQVIGYVGSSGLSTGPHLDFRFYKNGTPVDPLKVESPPALPVKKELMDSFNLYRLSLTRQLDSLNMPVKQTVMPL encoded by the coding sequence ATGAAGTTTATCACGAGGAAGAGATTAATTGAAGCCGGAGTATTGATTGTTGTTGCAATAGTACTGACTTTTACACTGGATTACTACATGTCGGCACTGCGGAAAGCGCCGGAACCGGAGAATGTCTACGAGCCGGAGCCCAGGATGGAATACGGGATTGTCGTTGATTCTTTTTACATCGTTAAAGATGTAATTAGTCCCGGGGAGAACCTTTCTGCAATCCTGAATAAGTACGGTGTTGGTCCTCTTGCAATTGAGCAACTGGCAAGGAAATCGGCGGGCATTTTTGATGTCAGGCGCATCAGGTCAGGCAATAAGTACACGGTTTTATGTACCAATGACTCCCTTAAGCGGGCTGAATATTTTATTTATGAGCATAGCCCGACGCAATACGTCGTTTTTGAAACCGGAGATTCGCTGCATATTCATACGGGAGAAAAAGAAGTACAGGTTAAATTAAGATCGGCTTCAGGAACCATCACCTCCTCGTTATGGAATGCCATGACTGATGCAGGGGCAAGTCCGAATCTCACCGTATCCCTCTCGGAAATCTATGCCTGGTCAATTGATTTCTATGCCATTCAGCCGGGTGATAATTTTACTGTTTTCTATGAAGAACTCCAGGTCGAAGGTGAACAGATCGGACTGGGCAATATTATATCGGCACGATTTTTTCATGGCGGAAAGGATAATTTTGCCTTCCGTTTTGTTCAGGATGGAACGGCTGACTATTTTGACGATAAAGGTCAGAGCCTGCGGAAAGCATTTCTGAAAGCTCCTCTGAAGTTTTCAAGAATTTCATCACGTTTCTCCAACAGCAGGCTGCATCCCGTGCTCCGCATCCGCCGGCCTCACCATGGGGTAGATTATGCCGCACCCAAAGGAACCCCGGTTCACAGTGTGGGCAGCGGAACGGTTACCGATGTACGTTATGCGGGTGGCGCCGGCCGTATGGTCAAGATCAAACACAATGCCACTTATTCAACGGCATACCTGCATCTGAGCGGATATGGCCCCGGGATTAAATCCGGTGCGAGGGTGCGGCAGGGACAGGTTATCGGATATGTAGGAAGCTCGGGTTTATCCACGGGTCCGCATCTGGATTTCCGATTCTACAAAAACGGAACCCCTGTTGACCCGCTGAAAGTTGAATCCCCCCCGGCACTTCCGGTTAAAAAAGAGTTGATGGACAGCTTTAACCTATACCGGCTCAGCCTTACCCGGCAGCTTGATTCATTGAATATGCCGGTCAAACAAACGGTGATGCCGCTGTAA
- a CDS encoding GNAT family N-acetyltransferase, which produces MVLKEVTDKSTARVFLDVARDIYKGDKNWICPLDNMVEAVFDPGVNVFFAHGEAIRWILYDDHNKAIGRVAAFINRKKAFNFDQPTGGMGFFECINNREAAYLLFDTCKAWLKEKGMEAMDGPINFGENDNFWGLLVEGFMPPSFGMNYHHPYYKDFFESYGFRPYFEQVTNHLDITKPFPERFWKIADWVRQKPGYSFRHFSWKDSEQFIRDFKTIYDDGWQFHENFTPINPDDLRKALNEMKPIMDEEFIWFAYVDDNPAAFLVMIPDANQIFRYLNGKLNLFGKLKFWYYSKRNVFTRTRITVMGVRPKYQKSGIESAIFWHMEKVMNKRPGYKEVELSWVGDFNPKMKQLHEAVGSHFAKRHITYRYLFNAPGQSQKATVIPMDTKQRAD; this is translated from the coding sequence ATGGTTCTGAAAGAAGTTACCGATAAATCAACCGCCCGGGTTTTTCTGGATGTTGCAAGAGATATATACAAGGGTGATAAAAACTGGATTTGTCCGCTTGATAATATGGTTGAAGCGGTGTTTGACCCCGGGGTGAATGTTTTTTTTGCCCATGGCGAAGCCATCCGGTGGATCCTCTATGATGATCACAACAAGGCAATAGGAAGGGTAGCAGCATTCATCAACCGGAAAAAGGCTTTCAATTTTGACCAACCAACCGGTGGAATGGGCTTTTTTGAGTGTATCAACAACAGGGAAGCTGCATACCTTTTATTTGATACCTGTAAGGCCTGGCTGAAGGAAAAGGGCATGGAGGCAATGGACGGACCCATTAACTTCGGAGAGAACGATAACTTCTGGGGGCTACTGGTCGAAGGATTTATGCCGCCAAGTTTCGGCATGAATTATCACCATCCTTATTACAAAGACTTTTTCGAGAGCTATGGGTTCAGACCCTACTTTGAGCAGGTAACCAATCACCTTGATATCACAAAGCCTTTTCCGGAGCGATTCTGGAAAATCGCCGACTGGGTCAGGCAAAAGCCGGGATACAGCTTCCGGCATTTTTCCTGGAAGGATAGTGAACAGTTTATCCGGGATTTTAAAACCATCTACGATGACGGTTGGCAGTTCCATGAAAATTTTACCCCTATCAATCCCGACGATCTCCGCAAAGCCCTGAACGAGATGAAGCCCATTATGGATGAGGAGTTTATCTGGTTTGCCTATGTGGATGATAATCCTGCAGCTTTTCTGGTTATGATTCCCGATGCAAACCAGATTTTCAGGTATCTCAACGGGAAGCTCAACCTTTTTGGTAAGCTGAAATTCTGGTACTACAGTAAAAGGAATGTTTTCACCCGGACCCGTATTACTGTGATGGGTGTGCGGCCAAAGTATCAGAAGTCAGGCATCGAGTCCGCCATTTTCTGGCATATGGAGAAGGTGATGAACAAGCGCCCCGGATATAAAGAGGTCGAGTTGTCATGGGTCGGAGATTTCAATCCTAAGATGAAACAATTGCATGAAGCAGTAGGGTCGCATTTTGCCAAACGGCATATTACTTACCGTTATCTGTTTAATGCACCCGGCCAGAGTCAGAAAGCCACGGTAATTCCAATGGATACAAAGCAGCGTGCTGATTAG